A genomic segment from Aegilops tauschii subsp. strangulata cultivar AL8/78 chromosome 1, Aet v6.0, whole genome shotgun sequence encodes:
- the LOC109732550 gene encoding uncharacterized protein, producing MATNGAVTGESSRFDCKELRMSTCTITKAGIGGPLVDFDGNFVGMNFYDMEQTPYLPRDIILEVIRRFDAKRTAAAAVEATEESEFHSWPVPDAYWVYLSRYPEPPRPPASFELE from the exons ATGGCCACGAACGGGGCTGTGACTGGTGAAAGTAGCAGATTTGATTGCAAAGAGCTTCGGATGTCCACTTGTACAATTACCAAG GCTGGGATTGGAGGGCCCCTTGTTGATTTTGATGGGAACTTTGTTGGCATGAACTTCTATGACATGGAACAAACTCCTTATCTGCCAAGGGATATAATCCTGGAAGTCATCAGGCGTTTTGATGCAAAACG gactgctgctgctgctgtcgaGGCTACAGAAGAGTCTGAATTTCACAG CTGGCCCGTGCCCGACGCCTACTGGGTTTATCTGAGTCGTTACCCCGAACCCCCGCGCCCTCCTGCAAGCTTTGAGTTGGAGTAA